A window of the Torulaspora globosa chromosome 6, complete sequence genome harbors these coding sequences:
- the ARG3 gene encoding ornithine carbamoyltransferase (ancestral locus Anc_1.279) — translation MSAIRHLVSIKDLEDQEFVTLIERAEYFKKIFKSDESAEFQKNHLKLLGKTIALIFTKRSTRTRISTEGAATFFGAHPMFLGKDDIQLGVNESFYDTTKVVSSMVSCIFARVNSHNDILQLCEHSKVPIINSLCDMYHPLQAICDMLTIKEHLDYSTNKLKVAWIGDANNVINDMAIACLKLGMDVSIATPAGIELDSGIAQVGKEIAARKNLNFILTHDSVEAAKGAHVLVTDTFVSMGEEYAKAAKLKQFEGFQIDEQLAKHADPNYKFMHCLPRHNEEVSDDIFYGKHSIVFDEAENRLYAAMAAIDVFVNNKGNFDDLK, via the coding sequence ATGTCAGCAATTCGTCATTTAGTATCCATTAAAGACCTGGAGGATCAAGAGTTTGTAACTCTAATTGAGAGAGCagaatatttcaagaaaatatTCAAAAGCGATGAGAGCGCggaatttcaaaagaatcaCTTGAAGCTTCTTGGAAAGACAATCGCCTTGATTTTCACCAAGAGATCTACTAGAACCAGAATCTCTACGGAGGGAGCAGCCACGTTTTTTGGTGCTCATCCGATGTTCTTGGGCAAAGACGACATCCAATTGGGTGTAAATGAGTCCTTCTACGATACCACCAAGGTTGTGTCGTCTATGGTGTCGTGTATCTTTGCTCGTGTGAATAGCCACAACGATATCCTACAGCTGTGTGAACACTCCAAGGTGCCTATCATCAACTCGTTATGTGATATGTACCATCCGCTGCAAGCTATTTGCGATATGCTGACGATCAAAGAGCACTTGGACTATTCGACAAACAAGCTGAAAGTCGCGTGGATCGGTGATGCCAACAATGTCATCAATGATATGGCTATTGCTTGTCTGAAGCTGGGAATGGATGTGTCCATTGCAACGCCCGCAGGTATTGAGCTGGACTCTGGCATCGCTCAAGTAGGGAAGGAAATCGCAGCAAGAAAAAACCTTAACTTCATATTAACACACGACTCTGTCGAGGCTGCCAAGGGTGCACACGTCCTAGTGACCGACACTTTCGTCTCTATGGGTGAGGAGTACGCCAAAGCTGCCAAATTGAAGCAATTTGAAGGTTTCCAGATCGACGAGCAATTGGCCAAGCACGCAGATCCAAACTACAAATTCATGCACTGTTTACCAAGACATAATGAAGAAGTCAGCGACGACATTTTCTATGGGAAACATTCCATAGTATTTGACGAGGCTGAGAACAGACTGTATGCTGCTATGGCGGCCATTGACGTGTTTGTGAATAACAAAGGCAACTTCGACGATCTCAAATAA
- the EXO70 gene encoding GTP-Rho binding exocyst subunit EXO70 (ancestral locus Anc_1.281) has product MPDSIDIDEADVLVYSQGLERASRVTMQINKSLKSIARTSGHSSDLFTPIVTRNNVLSTLQRNIESVLNSVASVKDLANEASKHEMILRKGFREMGLKQYIKAIYKLEDMLDDIKADSGKRINSSEFTGIRTHLEEMIKDSETTLKAYFVSLVGSIKPFDPQININKKIPFPYYKDNQLAEMALIIDYFHNTVSASAPIEDVFIQERSEIILKCMAFLEPFAKKVPTNSSAPYEKESSGMLSYSEALLGFIANEKSLVDDLYSQEPGLKTKVFSGIIVPLLSAYIKLIDVNLEFVRKSLENTGILSFELADSIHSVKRLLKTGPLDNYRALLDCADSVHRVTQSLFRDAIQRIDVKVSQISAIPADNGVTEATVDTMSRLRKFSEYKTGCLGAMESMTREMWLPSPYREKEFTYQDTQNLKEPSALLSCFLSDCIDILVASLEKRAQRILAPSLEPDISGHSSNKKIPKPRIGFFIIMNITLIEQIVEKSKLNELLGSDGHGRMEKLKKKYINYLISDWRDLTSNLMDSVFVDSTGKISSKDKDQIKEKFKKFNEGFEELVSKYKQYRLSDRALKATLRSEIVALVMPMYERFYRRYKDSFKNPRKHIKYQPDEITAILNQLGK; this is encoded by the coding sequence ATGCCAGATTCTAttgatattgatgaagcagaTGTACTTGTGTACAGCCAGGGGCTTGAGCGAGCAAGCCGAGTGACAATGCAAATTAAcaaatctttgaagagcaTTGCAAGGACTTCTGGTCACTCTAGTGATCTGTTTACGCCAATAGTCACACGAAACAACGTTTTGTCAACCTTGCAGAGGAATATCGAGAGTGTTTTGAATTCAGTCGCTTCTGTGAAAGATTTGGCTAACGAGGCTTCCAAACATGAAATGATACTGAGGAAAGGTTTCCGTGAGATGGGATTGAAGCAGTATATCAAGGCAATCTATAAGTTGGAAGATATGCTGGATGACATCAAGGCCGACAGCGGAAAGAGAATTAATAGTTCCGAATTTACAGGTATTCGAACGCACCTGGAGGAGATGATCAAGGACAGCGAAACTACTCTGAAGGCATATTTCGTATCGCTAGTCGGTTCAATAAAGCCCTTCGATCCTCAAATcaacatcaacaagaaaatACCGTTTCCCTATTATAAGGATAATCAGCTGGCTGAGATGGCCCTAATAATCGACTACTTCCACAATACTGTATCTGCATCTGCGCCTATCGAGGACGTATTCATACAAGAGCGAAGTGAGATAATCCTCAAATGCATGGCGTTCCTGGAGCCTTTCGCCAAGAAGGTGCCAACCAACAGCAGCGCACCATAtgagaaggaaagcagCGGCATGTTGAGTTACAGTGAGGCTCTACTTGGTTTCATAGCAAACGAAAAATCATTGGTGGATGACTTGTATTCGCAGGAACCGGGTCTCAAGACAAAGGTATTTTCAGGCATCATTGTACCATTATTGTCAGCTTATATCAAGCTCATTGACGTTAACCTGGAGTTTGTGCGTAAAAGCCTCGAAAATACTGGTATCCTGAGCTTTGAGCTGGCAGACAGCATTCATAGCGTCAAGAGGTTGCTAAAAACTGGGCCCCTAGATAATTACAGAGCTCTGTTGGATTGTGCAGACAGTGTCCATAGGGTTACGCAATCGCTGTTCCGAGACGCTATTCAGCGAATTGATGTTAAGGTTAGTCAAATCTCGGCCATTCCCGCTGATAATGGTGTTACGGAAGCAACTGTTGACACCATGTCAAGACTGAGAAAGTTTAGTGAATACAAAACGGGTTGCCTGGGTGCTATGGAAAGTATGACGAGAGAAATGTGGCTTCCATCTCCGTACAGGGAGAAAGAGTTTACTTACCAGGATACacaaaatttgaaagaaccTTCAGCCTTGCTTTCATGCTTTTTAAGCGATTGTATTGACATACTTGTGGCGAGCTTAGAGAAAAGGGCACAAAGGATATTAGCACCTAGTCTGGAGCCTGATATTAGCGGCCACAGTAGTAACAAAAAAATTCCTAAACCACGCATCGGATTCTTCATTATAATGAATATTACTTTGATAGAGCAGATTGTCGAGAAATCAAAACTGAACGAACTCCTGGGCTCGGATGGTCATGGTAGGAtggagaagttgaagaaaaaataCATTAATTACTTGATATCAGACTGGAGAGATCTTACCAGCAATCTGATGGATTCTGTGTTTGTCGATAGTACAGGAAAAATCTCATCAAAGgacaaagatcaaatcaaagaaaaattcaaaaagTTTAATGAGGGATTTGAAGAGTTGGTATCGAAATATAAGCAATATCGACTGTCGGATAGAGCTCTGAAGGCAACTTTGAGATCCGAAATCGTTGCTTTGGTAATGCCAATGTATGAAAGGTTTTACAGAAGATACAAAGATTCCTTTAAGAATCCTAGAAAGCATATAAAATATCAACCAGACGAAATAACAGCAATATTAAATCAGTTGGGTAAGTGA
- the SIP4 gene encoding Sip4p (ancestral locus Anc_1.277), whose amino-acid sequence MTSYERESDSASVNHKGVTCSENGRIEEGGERSGAVTKRKYGNPEAPPETKMLLVTKNKKIRHSQACDRCRLKKVKCDGLKPQCSQCKKANFRCTTSDRLTRRGFPKGYTEMLEMEVVRLQKALDELGGGSNEDDGVTLEEPKKEPKIPKKPSKTKFAENEEAEKVIAEPQFPFINDTFHYYDNYVQGQNYLGHRTWDLLQKNFAVSDSVHHSRDINEEEITKNTHMFIMTNLLQLQPNSFWLPRFLTTRYDDNLHRLKQAVVSRVQSFNKYQNSLVPLLYPFEEWQCSFDQLLNHDSRPDPTSILALLFIVQINWVCLDDALLFKVTKMICSSTASSLKSLQTLLLACFYFMGDQSSKEDRVNVFASELLHMAYGIVLDLGLYINSNKLIPVTKKEAIQDHDSRIVTFWTFQFLDSWWSLIQGLPKSNFMVDEFHPRSISSLNIPTLKPLSLLLNFTANSLDGCNLLHTLSTSSGKGKSKLIYLAESFRQLLVQWKLYHQLQDHEDEFNSEELYRPVTLTKPDVIEIQLTLFYLVVSLLSDRKPDSCDFPSEAPSVTSNLEDIAYEILSLYYLLLVDQSGSESESLPPMQFNLQHILPCPNRDLINSCLWILHEWAMAPQGDNELEGQLNWKYDKYRKFLLQWCHLYFIEDPEDPILAHLSLSFKIRLKEVAPNSKKCKEEYLQKVDQFINKTSSFVGRSNLLRSNSHAVMDQFDMFSQIDLPSNMLHDLNAVPMHGQNLEKGSPPAQLTHNDNNNIIDMSNFRSQILIEHEETDDGYAEDDDEDDEEDDLKPLEIPFSSKRAGSLFHTKHNLPPSHRAPPSAGNSHRRRTVDHIILENSNFGSQTQLPAMKKQNRDSLNEATVQPNLHSPDLIGTYQNYSVKLPARKAMSTNSGGRNLSTRLHENVLPPPPLPHHETLFDPTIRIDSTQGTNTGSTHSSHTPQIVETPRAFVDMLLLQPSEARAVIKSTPPCSTTIER is encoded by the coding sequence ATGACCAGTTATGAACGTGAATCAGACAGTGCGAGTGTAAATCACAAGGGTGTCACGTGCTCGGAGAATGGTAGGATTGAGGAAGGTGGTGAGCGGTCTGGCGCCGTGACGAAACGTAAGTATGGGAATCCTGAGGCGCCTCCCGAGACCAAAATGCTCTTGGTTACCAAGAATAAGAAGATACGCCATTCACAGGCGTGTGATCGATGCcggttgaagaaggtgaagtGCGATGGGTTGAAACCACAGTGCTCGCAGTGTAAGAAGGCGAATTTTCGATGTACCACAAGTGATAGGTTAACCAGACGAGGGTTTCCGAAAGGTTACACCGAGATGCTGGAGATGGAAGTTGTGCGATTACAGAAGGCTTTGGACGAGCTTGGCGGTGGCAGCAACGAGGATGACGGAGTTACGTTGGAAGAACCCAAAAAAGAGCCAAAAATACCGAAGAAACCGTCGAAGACTAAATTTGCGGAGAATGAAGAGGCGGAAAAGGTCATTGCAGAGCCGCAGTTTCCTTTCATAAACGATACATTCCATTATTACGACAATTACGTTCAGGGTCAGAATTACTTGGGTCATCGCACTTGGGATcttttgcagaagaactTCGCTGTTAGTGATTCTGTTCACCATAGCAGAGATAtcaatgaggaagaaatcacAAAAAATACACACATGTTCATCATGACGAATCTTTTGCAGTTGCAACCAAACTCGTTTTGGCTACCTCGTTTCTTGACTACGAGATACGACGATAACTTACATAGACTGAAGCAAGCAGTCGTGAGCCGAGTTCAGAGTTTTAACAAATATCAAAACTCTTTAGTCCCGCTGTTGTATCCGTTTGAAGAGTGGCAGTGTTCTTTTGACCAATTATTGAACCATGATAGCCGTCCTGATCCGACTAGTATATTGGCACTGCTCTTCATTGTGCAGATCAATTGGGTTTGTCTTGATGACGCTCTTTTGTTTAAAGTAACGAAGATGATATGTTCGTCTACCGCGTCAAGTCTCAAATCTCTCCAGACGCTGTTACTTGCCTGCTTTTACTTTATGGGCGATCAAAGCTCCAAGGAAGATCGAGTGAATGTGTTTGCCTCTGAATTACTGCATATGGCATATGGTATAGTCTTGGATTTAGGGTTGTACATTAACTCGAATAAACTGATACCTGtgacaaagaaggaggCGATTCAAGACCACGATAGTCGAATTGTCACTTTTTGGACGTTTCAATTTTTAGACTCCTGGTGGTCTTTAATACAAGGGTTGCCAAAATCGAACTTCATGGTAGACGAATTCCACCCGCGCTCCATTTCAAGTTTGAATATTCCGACTCTGAAACCGTTATCTCTACTATTGAACTTCACAGCGAATTCATTAGACGGTTGTAATTTACTCCATACATTGTCTACTAGCAGTGGTAAAGGGAAGTCAAAACTTATCTATTTAGCTGAGAGTTTCAGGCAATTATTGGTGCAGTGGAAACTATATCATCAACTACAGGATCACGAAGATGAATTCAACTCTGAGGAATTATATCGCCCTGTTACCTTAACAAAGCCTGATGTCATCGAAATTCAATTGACGTTATTCTACTTGGTAGTCTCCTTACTTTCAGATAGAAAACCTGACAGCTGCGATTTTCCAAGCGAGGCGCCATCGGTTACTTCCAACCTGGAGGACATCGCTTATGAAATTTTGTCCCTTTATTATTTATTATTAGTGGATCAGTCAGGATCTGAGTCAGAATCGCTTCCGCCCATGCAGTTCAACCTTCAGCATATACTTCCTTGTCCAAATAGAGACTTGATTAATTCATGTTTATGGATACTGCACGAGTGGGCGATGGCACCGCAAGGAGATAACGAACTGGAAGGTCAATTAAATTGGAAGTATGACAAGTATCGGAAGTTTTTGCTGCAGTGGTGTCACCTGTACTTCATTGAAGATCCTGAAGACCCCATATTAGCCCATTTATCACTAAGTTTCAAAATCCGGTTGAAGGAAGTTGCGCCCAATTCCAAGAaatgcaaagaagaataccTACAGAAGGTCGACCAGTTTATCAATAAGACGTCGTCTTTCGTGGGTCGGTCGAATCTTTTGAGATCAAATTCGCACGCTGTCATGGATCAGTTCGACATGTTCTCACAGATTGATCTTCCCAGCAACATGTTGCACGATCTTAACGCAGTCCCAATGCATGGTCAAAACTTGGAAAAGGGTAGTCCTCCGGCACAATTGACTCACAACGATAACAACAATATCATAGACATGTCAAACTTCCGATCGCAAATTTTAATCGAACATGAAGAGACCGATGACGGTTATGCagaggatgacgacgaagatgatgaggaagacgatCTTAAACCGTTAGAAATCCCGTTTTCCTCCAAAAGAGCAGGATCTCTATTTCATACTAAGCACAACTTACCTCCGTCACATCGGGCACCACCCAGCGCTGGTAATTCTCATAGGCGAAGGACTGTGGATCACATCATACTCGAAAATAGCAACTTCGGTTCTCAAACACAACTACCTGCGATGAAAAAACAGAACCGTGATAGTTTAAACGAAGCTACTGTGCAACCTAATTTACATTCCCCAGATCTGATTGGTACCTATCAGAACTACTCGGTGAAGCTTCCAGCACGAAAAGCCATGTCCACCAACAGCGGCGGCAGGAATTTGTCTACCAGGTTGCATGAAAATGTCTTGCCCCCGCCTCCTTTACCGCATCATGAGACCCTGTTCGACCCTACAATAAGAATTGACAGCACCCAGGGGACCAACACAGGTTCGACGCACTCAAGCCACACTCCACAGATTGTGGAGACGCCGCGAGCCTTCGTTGAcatgctgctgttgcagcCCTCCGAAGCACGAGCGGTCATAAAGTCAACTCCCCCATGTAGTACCACTATCGAGAGATGA
- the NTR2 gene encoding Ntr2p (ancestral locus Anc_1.278), translating into MNIRKRVKINVQSSAETGTIDAKRLNKVRLSLFRDDDDDDDLKDAPTRVLKKKRDQQPSEIAAPEESHISYNDLFSRKSASKPSFERVLNLEDMAEEDDSEPAAVACMEETELRHSRNQDDEKVYVSLLDKEDKLEIIDTMKRQGGPEEQDELDEHELELLDDGTLPLSSRELLLSRSRKKQAIEEAIRMQDEEGSATWETRMLSKGTGDSRHSAVIAALPRLYSSDSSDDDESDVVGLSQAIASIALRKRQLEKQLIALKAQKASLQQQQATLIHRLDQWPQI; encoded by the coding sequence ATGAACATCAGGAAAAGGGTCAAGATTAACGTTCAATCTTCAGCTGAAACGGGTACCATCGATGCAAAGAGGCTGAACAAGGTGAGGCTGAGTCTATTCCGggatgatgacgatgatgacgactTGAAAGATGCCCCCACGAgagtgttgaagaagaaaagggATCAGCAGCCAAGCGAGATCGCAGCTCCAGAGGAGTCTCATATCAGCTACAATGATCTATTCAGTCGGAAGAGCGCTTCTAAACCCAGTTTCGAACGGGTCCTGAATCTCGAAGACATGGCcgaggaagatgacagTGAGCCTGCCGCCGTCGCTTGCATGGAGGAGACTGAGCTACGACACAGCAGGAACCAGGACGACGAGAAGGTTTATGTTTCCTTGCTGGACAAGGAGGACAAATTGGAGATTATTGACACCATGAAGCGACAAGGCGGACctgaagagcaagatgaGCTTGACGAGCATGAGCTTGAGCTTCTCGATGATGGTACGCTGCCGCTAAGCAGCAGAGAGCTTTTACTGAGCAGAAGCCGAAAGAAGCAGGCgatcgaagaagccataAGAATGcaggacgaagaaggaTCAGCTACTTGGGAAACGCGAATGCTGAGCAAAGGTACTGGTGATTCTCGCCATTCTGCCGTGATCGCGGCGCTTCCAAGACTTTACTCATCAGATTCAagcgatgacgacgaaTCCGACGTGGTTGGACTCTCACAAGCCATAGCGTCGATCGCGTTGCGCAAGCGCCAGCTCGAGAAGCAGCTTATAGCTCTGAAAGCTCAAAAAGCAagtcttcaacagcagcaagcTACATTGATTCATAGATTAGATCAATGGCCTCAGATCTGA
- the TRL1 gene encoding tRNA ligase (ancestral locus Anc_1.280), whose amino-acid sequence MRENNVPLRPTSESIRELVRELENAAQLASRGKATKRVCDLFDSTKKVVSWKFQEWDYGKNNIQLPCNARGLFILDDPENPEIVARGYDKFFNIGEVVSTKWEAIEAHTVGPYDVTLKSNGCIILISALSDGTIVVCSKHSTGPRTDVDRSHAESGREYLLKQLKEADVDPEAFARELYELNITAVAEYCDDSFEEHILEYKGDKAGLYLHGINLNQRTFATWPMDRVSQFASKYGFKPTAHFAIEDVSSLKNFLDECSERGSYDALEVEGFVIRCHCREDGQDFFFKYKFEEPYLMYRQWREVTKDYITTKCRIFKFRKHKFITNQYLDFVIPILDNNPELCERYMRGFDIISLRNMFLQHYGMTAMEILNYEKVKELELRNAVDFDKVDENTKFLIFPIAVIGCGKTTTALTLKNLYPDSWAVVQNDDITSRDKSMLMKKSLELLATPNIKCVIVDRNNHQYRERQQLFTWLADLKEEYLPYDTNIKVIGLSFIAYENLQSVRELTLKRVLARGDNHQSIKSSVYGEKKVVGIMQGFLNRFQPVVESKSPDNKFDLIIPLRVSHTNSSLENARKTLLNLNSSYPQLVPSMPSEEEIEKAFAKSLTYKPTIIKHVKGKGSTNPKERQATFYSAHIRERQAMIDEIQKALKSAYLSERGKECMEKLFKQDKFQPEFHITLSHVSQAKKGTEDQRCTWKNFASRYQKMISTNEEKDESMAPITTADTVKFKLNKLCWDEKIVSVIADLPEHPIIDCNGQIVPQLKAGNAVSHITIGILQPGVAPFYSNKLCQRVLKGSDKNTWSIDFDCCAQFEAEVRINF is encoded by the coding sequence ATGAGGGAAAACAATGTTCCTTTGCGTCCTACGAGTGAAAGTATTAGGGAATTAGTGCGAGAGTTGGAAAATGCAGCGCAACTAGCCTCCAGAGGCAAGGCTACAAAGAGGGTGTGTGATCTTTTCGATAGTACGAAGAAAGTGGTAAGCTGgaaatttcaagaatgGGATTATGGGAAGAATAATATACAGCTTCCGTGTAATGCTCGAGGACTGTTCATTCTGGATGATCCAGAAAATCCAGAGATCGTTGCTCGAGGTTACGACAAGTTCTTTAATATCGGAGAGGTCGTTTCAACGAAGTGGGAAGCGATTGAAGCCCATACAGTTGGACCCTATGATGTGACTTTGAAATCGAACGGGTGCATCATATTGATCTCTGCCCTCTCGGATGGGACAATTGTCGTCTGTTCTAAACATTCGACTGGGCCAAGAACAGACGTTGATAGAAGCCATGCAGAATCGGGCAGGGAATACCTTCtcaagcagctgaaggagGCCGACGTGGACCCAGAAGCCTTTGCCAGAGAATTGTATGAGTTGAACATAACAGCAGTGGCAGAGTACTGTGACGATAGCTTTGAAGAGCACATTTTGGAATACAAGGGAGATAAAGCAGGACTCTATCTGCATGGCATAAATTTGAACCAGAGAACGTTCGCAACTTGGCCTATGGACAGAGTTTCGCAATTTGCGTCAAAGTATGGGTTCAAACCAACTGCACACTTTGCCATTGAAGATGTGTCGAGTTTAAAAAATTTCCTAGATGAATGCTCGGAGCGGGGCAGCTACGATGCTTTGGAGGTGGAGGGATTCGTAATCAGGTGTCATTGCCGAGAGGACGGACaggacttcttcttcaaatacAAGTTTGAAGAGCCTTATTTGATGTACAGACAATGGAGAGAGGTGACGAAGGACTATATTACAACTAAATGTCgaatcttcaagttcagaaAGCATAAGTTCATAACCAATCAGTACCTGGACTTTGTCATTCCCATTCTAGACAACAATCCTGAGCTATGCGAACGGTATATGAGAGGGTTTGACATCATTTCACTAAGAAACATGTTTCTACAGCATTACGGGATGACCGCGATGGAAATTCTGAACTATGAGAAAGTTAAGGAACTGGAGCTTCGAAATGCTGTGGATTTCGACAAAGTCGATGAAAACACTAAATTCTTGATTTTTCCTATAGCCGTCATTGGTTGTGGTAAGACGACCACGGCGCTCACCTTGAAGAACCTCTATCCAGATTCATGGGCCGTGGTGCAGAATGACGATATCACTTCTAGAGATAAATCAATGCTGATGAAAAAATCTCTCGAGCTGCTGGCTACGCCAAATATAAAATGTGTGATCGTTGATCGAAATAATCATCAATATAGAGAGAGACAGCAGTTGTTCACTTGGCTCGCCgacttgaaagaagaatatctCCCTTACGACACAAATATCAAAGTGATCGGTTTGTCTTTTATTGCATACGAGAACTTGCAAAGTGTTCGAGAACTCACATTAAAGAGAGTCCTTGCCCGCGGCGACAATCACCAAAGTATAAAGTCTAGTGTCTATggtgagaagaaagttGTCGGTATCATGCAGGGCTTTTTAAACAGGTTCCAACCTGTGGTGGAAAGCAAATCGCCCGACAATAAATTTGACCTGATCATTCCCCTTCGGGTCTCGCATACCAATTCTTCATTAGAAAATGCCAGAAAAACTCTTCTCAACTTGAACAGTTCTTATCCTCAGTTAGTTCCTAGCATGCCatcagaggaagagatcgaaaaagCTTTTGCGAAAAGTCTGACTTACAAACCTACGATTATCAAGCACGTtaaaggaaaaggaagcaCGAATCCTAAGGAGCGCCAGGCGACTTTTTATTCCGCTCACATAAGGGAACGGCAAGCGATGATTGACGAGATTCAGAAAGCTCTCAAGAGCGCGTATCTTTCAGAAAGAGGCAAAGAATGTATGGAAAAGCTATTTAAGCAAGACAAATTTCAGCCAGAGTTTCACATAACACTTTCCCATGTAAGCCAAGCGAAGAAAGGCACGGAGGATCAGAGGTGTACTTGGAAGAATTTTGCTTCCCGATATCAGAAGATGATATCAACCAACGAGGAAAAAGATGAGAGCATGGCGCCCATTACAACCGCAGACACTGTTAAGTTCAAACTCAACAAATTGTGCTGGGACGAAAAAATTGTTTCCGTCATCGCTGACCTTCCTGAACATCCCATCATCGACTGCAATGGGCAGATTGTGCCTCAGCTGAAGGCCGGCAACGCAGTCTCGCACATCACTATTGGGATATTGCAACCAGGCGTAGCCCCATTCTATTCAAATAAGCTATGCCAGAGGGTACTCAAGGGATCAGATAAGAACACTTGGTCTATAGACTTTGACTGCTGTGCCCAATTCGAAGCCGAAGTACGCATTAATTTCTGA